TGGGCTGATTGGACAGGTGACTCATCGAGTCCTGGATGAGCAATAGCCATTTGAAGCACAGCCAAAGTATCATCGGGGGAGGCCGGGGGAGGCCTGGCCAGATCTAAAGTATTTCCTGCTGGTCCTGACAGGCCGTCATGTTCTTGTTCGGTCCGACAATACTCGTTCATATTCCAAGAGTGTGCAACCAGACTGCCGATGCTCTTTTTCCAGGGATAAAGTACATCCAGGCAAATGGAGGCTTCATCCAGATGTGTCATCCAATAGTGTTACACTGCCTCTGGCGGTTAGTAGGAAGGAAACAGAATTCTAATTACACATGTAACTGTGGTTCTGTGAATTCTGGATGAATTCCAGTTCTTAGTTATTACTTAGTTATTACTTCTCTTATTAGAGAACTGGGGTTACGTAAATAACCTAAGGAACTGCCATGATTTTGCACAATTTATCCAAATGAATTTCTGCTTATTAATTTAAGTTTAGACATAGCTTTGATGTATGTCCTTGGTGCTACCTGTGTGAAAAATTGATTGATGACCGGCTATAGTAAACAGAGGAGCGTTCAAATTCGCTGCACCGCGTATCAACTGTGTGACACGCATACACACGAAGTAGAGTATGATTTGTCTGGAGTTCAGGTAACACCACTGTTTTTGTCAAACTTTCTCATATTTAAGACATTTGTTCATCCCCTTTTTGTTTCCCTAGAAGctgataaaaaagaaaaagaaaaaaaagaagaagaaactaaTGTATACTGCAAACTGAACAATCCAACAGAAGATATTTATAATGCTTCAATGTCTACTTTCACTCCCAAATGCAATGAAGGTAATACCTTTACTTTTTtaagcaaaagcaaaaatacaAGTCAATAAAGAGACCAGAGACCTCATGGGTCAATAGTGCAACACAGATGTCTCTGCACTTTGACACTCATAGTACTTAAAAAATATagctaaaaatatattaataggctacataaaaatatatcatgATATAGTAAAATGGGCATGTTGTTatataatcagtccctccaggattttgcgatcgcagaaattaacgcaaattcaagcaaactctgcattATTCAAAGGactttgcaatttttcaaaattactgtatatttttgcagatttgggccaatactcctcatgtgatgtcatcactacacacattcagtcaaagcgcacttcgattcatgtgtgttgaacatgattacagctaaaaggttCCAAAAAACATTACTGCGAAAGgatgtgcaaaacaattttgtgcaattgtaatttcaccacttcaagtagttttctacaaaaaaacaacaacaattttttttttttaaagccgcagcaaaatcaagtgtTTTTGGCCTCAGCAATAACAATCAAACTccgcaaaatcctgtacagactatATATGTACCACTAAAGTACAAAGTGTGATCAACTGCAGAAGATAATGATGCAGAGAAATACAAAATTGAATGAAcaaaaggttttttaaaaaaattaaggaaACCTAAAAAAAGTTTACAGCATTTTGTATTCTACAAATGTTAATTTGGTAACTGATAAGCTGCTTAGAAGAAAATCTCAGCAAATTTCAAAATAGCTCCCAGTTTGTATGTTTTCCTGCTTGTGCCTTTTTTTGTGCCTGACTTTTTCCATAAAATTTTCTTATATTTAAAGCACTTGGTTATCCACTTTTTGTTCCCCTAGAAGctgagaaaaagacagaaaaaaaagaaaaaaaagaagataatgTGTACTGCAAACTGAAGACTCCAACAGAAGATATTTATAATGCTTCAATGGGTACCTCCACTCCCAAACACAGTGAAGGTAATTCCTTTACTTTTTTAAGCAAAAGGCctaaaatatctaaaaaaaagtgGCACAGTTGAAATTTTGTGATACGCGTTTAAGTTGTGTATTAAGGTATAATGAACATGTGAAGCTGGCTATATGTAGGCTGAATTGAAGAAAAATTCAAGAGCCTTGCAAATATCAATTTGTCTCCGACATATAAATTGCAAATTGCAACAAAAAATCTGTATATAAAAACAGTGCGACTGAGATGTCTCTGCCATTTGAAATGTATAGTGCTTCAAATACAGCATGTTATAATAAAATGGACAGGGTGGTATATAAATATTGCTAAACCAAAAAGTGTGCTCGTAGCATACACACAAAACTTGAGAAAAGCACTCTCCTCTTGTGCCTACACACTTTTGTTTTGCTGTCAACATCTTATCAGTATGTGTATGTTCCAAAAACACTAAACATCTTTGTAGGCATAAAATCTGCCTTTAAATTCATGTTAAAGTCACACTGAAAACAACATGTGTGACAAACTCTGCAAAAAGTAGGCTTAACTTAAAATGGAATGCACAGAGCAGTGTTGAGGTTTagctaaatattttttcacatttaaatttaaagtttttttttttttttttttaatgacagttTTGGATGTTTTGAATGACACACTGCAGGATTTGGACatgtaaaacaaaatgtttcatataaCATTAGCTTGTTCCTATACACTGAAATGTATAGATTTTGAACGAgagttttaatatatttcaacCTTTTTTGGTTGCATTAAATGAccaaaattaaattttaataaataataagtcatAGATAAATGTCCCTTACATGCTATGAATATGTTTTTTAAACTTCActgattttattaaatttaatattaaaagaaaTTTATTAAAGTCTCTAACCATTGGATCTAACAATGTCAAactattaatataaatgttacatttcGTCATTTTAAAGAAGcaaaatgtatgaaaataatTTGATAAATTAGTTGAATTATTTTCTCATATTGAATCAACTTTGTCATTATTTCTTCTTCCCATAAAAGCtaaaaaagtgaaagaaaaagaagaagatgaaggaggagaagaaactAGTGTGTACTGCAAACTGAAGGATCCATCAGAAAATGTTTATATGGCTGCGATGTCCAGTTCCACTCCAAAACACAATGACGGTAATATAGATCAAATACAAATGTACTTGTTTCAGCAAAAGGTTAAATGAAGTAAGAATGTGGCACAACTACACATTACAGTTATGTGATAAGGTCTAATGCATGTAAAAAGGTGGTAACACAGTGCCctcaactaatattggcacacttggtaaatatgagcaaagaaggctgtgaaaatttgtctttattgtttaacattttgaacttttcttaaataaattcacaaaatactctgctctcatggatatcaaacatgtaaaatatatgGCACCATTTTCGTCAATACTATGTGCTACATCCCTTTGCCATCTTAACAGTTTTGCAGtattctcctataatgccttatgaggttggagaatacatggcaatgatctgagaccattcctccatacagaatctctccagatctttcaaatccttgctggtggactctcctcttcagttcactgcacaagttttctatgggtttcaagtcaggggactggtaTGGCCATGgcaagaccttgattttgtggtcagtaatccatttttgtgttgattttgatgtatgttttggatcactgtcctgctggaaggtctaaccatggcccatttgaagctttctggcagatgcagtcaggttttcatttaatatctattgatatttgatagagcccatgatgccatgtatccttacaaaatgtccatgtccTCTGACAtttttaactgtgggcatgaggtccttttccatatggctacgtctctgtgtgcaccaaaaccatgtctggtgtttattgctaaAAGGCTCTATTTTGGTTCCATCttaccatagaacccgatcccctttgaagttccagtagtgtctggccaactgaagatgcatgagtttgtttttggatgagagaagagccttttttcctgaaacccttccaaacaacttgtggtgatgtagttGACTTttgattgtagttttggagactttctgaccccaggAAATGTTTTGTTCTCTCAAACCATCATCTTCACTGTGTGTTGAgatgatatagacacacatcctcttccaggttgattcataacatttccagttgactggaacttcttagtTATAGCTCTGATACTGGAAATGGGTATTTTTCTAtgcttttgttattttcttatagccactatccattttgtgaagctcaagaACCTTTTGCCGGACATCAGAGATATATTCATtgatcttacccattgttatgaatgtctaagggaatttggcctatgtgttacctcatatttatacccctgtgaaacaggaagtcaagcttgaacaatttcttgttcctagtcatccaggtgtactaaaaatgtaaaatatcaatgggaatacacttcaaatatatttttctcatatgaattcatgggggtgccaataattgtggcataCATATATTTAACTAAGCAAatgtttttggataaacctgtgtcgtgtttgcaattgtttgttatccatgagagcagagtatttttgtgattttttttttaacaaaagatcaaaaggttaaacaataaagacacattctcacagccatctttgctcaCAGTTACCAAGGGTGCCACTATTAGTGGAGGTCATAGTATGTAGGATGTATGggagacataaaaaaaaattatgatccTTGCAAATGTCCAGTTGTCTCGGATATCTAATTTAAATGATCTAAATCTAATTTAATGTGTCTAGATTGTGGGCCTCCTCATTCAGACAcactttttcagttcagtccacattttgttacaactttggcagtatgcttaggatcattgtcctgctagaaGACCTAGTTGTGGCCAAGTTTCTGGCTGATATCTTGAGGTGTTGTTTCAGTATTTCTAGGTAATCCTCCTCTCTTATTATGCCATCTATTCTCTGAAGTGCATCAGTCTCTTTCCAATAAAACACCCCATGTACATGATGCAGCCACTCCCATGTTTCACAGCTGGGATGGTGTTGAATAAAAACCTCACCCTTTTTCCTCCATACATTGTGCTGTTCATTATGGCCAAACAGTTCAATATTTGTTTCATATGACCAGAGACTATTCCTCCAAAATGCTGGTTTTCACTTGGAGTATGGACTTCTTCCTTGTATGCCTTTCAGGCCATGGTGATGTAGAACTTTCTTAATGATGGATGTGGTACCTGATGCCTCCTGTCACGGAACGGGACTGGAGgtggatgcaggtgcagataCACGTAACTcaacaaaacacaggaaacgcGGTCTTCACAGGAAAATGAGAAACTGGCCTCATGGCAAGAAACGAGAGCAGGACAAGAAACCAAGACCAATTAGCATGCTACCTGCATTCACTACATAAATGAAAACACATGAGACCTGAGGTTAATACTCACTCAACATAACTCATgttacaaacaatacaaactatacaaactataatactgcgccaCGTGCGCAGTaaccgaggggtttaaatagccaACATAATCAAACCAAACCAGGAAGCGAGcgaaccaaaacaaagtcacGTGTCCAGTCCAAGGCTGTGCCACGGTGCCATCTGCTGGTGATGGCGTAACACCTCCTTCACCAGTTCCTTTGTGTTTCTTTGTCTTGGAGTTCAGGTGAAGCTTTTGGACCAAAGTTTATTTATCCCTGGGAGTTAATTTTTGCCTCTTTCCGGAACAATGCAGTGTCTTTGTGTCAGAAGATTTTTATATGTGCATACAattgtttgtacagatgcttAAGGTACCTTCAGTTGCTTGGAAATGGCTCCAAAGGAGGAACTTGACATGTGGAGgtccacttttttttctgagatcTTGGCTGAGttgctttgatttttttcaattaaCTCCCAGTTAACTCCTAATTATGAcaactggccaatcagaaacTTCTACAGAAACTTCTACAGTCATTACATCAGTTTCTTATATTATGTTGTTTCAAATATACAGTCAACATCATGTTATTCTTATCAAGCAGTTCCAGTGCAAGGGTACTGGACATACATTCTAATACATTTTGACAACTCACACGGTATGGATAAACTTCATTAAATCAATCAAAGAAGCCCAATTTCACAGAAAAATGCACTCAAGCAATAATCTTAAGGCTCAGGCTCAGTCTTATAAAACTGTGAATTATCATACTGGATCATATGCTAAAATTGTGCACCATTCTAAATGGCTTGTTACTTTTTGACAATCATGAAGCAAAGTGTGAAGATCAGAGGGAGTGTGAAGTAACTACTGATATTAATTACACACAAAGACATACTGGCTTAAGTTGTTTATACACGCCATGGGTTGAGCTAACGGTTTACTTCTTCTATGTTTAGATGTTTGCAGGAAAGTTCATCTGTACAAGAGGATTTGTGCTGGTTTCATTATTCTCTCTTCACTCTTACTGGCTGTGATTCTTGCTCTGGCTGTGAAATGTAAGTAAAGCGTTTGCAGAGGCCTGTAGCATGAAACAAGTTCAAAGTCAGAGTTTCAGAGTAAGTTTTCggttgacaaaaccaaacaaatccaaCCTGGGTTAATAGGTTTCATGACTCTGGTTATCAACTTTCTCAATCAACCACGTAAAAGGCAGGCATTTACAGCAAACATCCAATAGCGTTCAACATGGTAAAAAACAGGTGTGCatgaagtgctgtgaaaaaagtatttgctccatcctgatttcttctgtttttgtgtataactcatactaaatagttttagatcttccaatgaatacaacataaaacaaaggcaacctgagttgCAACCATACAATACAgcttttatctttatttaattttttattattattattattattataattaagcaaaaaaagttatccaacacctgtccatccatccatccatcctggaacctatcccaggaagcatcgggcacaaggcggggtacaccctggacagggtgccagtccattgcagggcacaatcacatacacattcacacactacggacactttggacatgccaatcagcctaccatgcatgtctttggactgggggaggaaaccggagtacccggaggaaacccccgcagcacggggagaacatgcaaactccgcacacacatggccctggcgggactcgaaccctggACCCTTAAGGTGTGAGGCGgacgtgctaatcactaagccaccgtgcgccccccaACACCtgtcaccaatgtgaaaaactaattgcccccttaaggtggaggtggaggtggaggaggtgcttgtgaGCTACcgctctccatcgacggcaggtaatttaggggggctggctttgccatccgagccaccgtgtaaggccaccgtggcattggtgggcaaggcctatgcagtagtagtcttgctttgGGTCACTACAAACAATGGTTTGTAGTGGTACTGTAGGGTACTGTAGGGcttcccctagccaaggctgtcccaagttttcagtgttcaatggtcagtgagctgtcacagggcaaagAAAATCTGATggtttccctccaatagaatgtggaatagttaacatcactaaaagaccgtctggcagagtggaaactactgccaaatgtgtatCCATGGGtactgtctaccgtagaaaagggttaccaagtccagtttagagctcgacccccaCCGGtacagaggtgtgctcaccacagtagacagcacagaccagagcccgaggttagcgcaggaagtaagatcccccttggacaaaggggccatagaacatataccctccctgagggagggaggtttttacagccgttttttcctggtccacaaaaaatagatgtgtatgtatgtggcaAATTTTAGATATGTGTCATCTgcactgtactcttcggacatacaggttcaagatgcggACGCCCAAAtttattgttccacagattcagtttgaggactggtttgtgatgatagatctaaaaggtgtaTATTTCCACATAGCCAAGATCAGGGtcttccctttgggctagctttatcccctcacaacttcacaaagtgcatggatgtcattctggctccattgtgactccagggcatctaactaaactacctggatgactggttaattctagcatgatccattGAACTGGCGGTATTCTCGtgcacatgaagagcttggggctcaagttgaacctcagaaaagtatgcgtTCTCCAGTgtagtggacaacttttctaggggttataaggattctgcTATGATGGtcgcgtttctatccccaacatgcgtagggtcaatcctgtcaacattgagcaagataaagctggatcttggaatcccctccagtctctatggaagactattggagcttatggcagcagcagccaacgtcaattgagaggtcaccatgtgtttacagacaacacagcggtggtctcatatactGACCACCAGTGAGGATTATGTCCGcgcctgttcaggcaggcgcaactaattcttctctgggcagagggaaagtgtTGGCATTGAGTGCAACGTACATTCTGGACAACTGGAATGTGGcagcagacatcctgttgaggcaggggctgagggccagggattggtggctccatccacaagggtggagtccatatggcagaggtttggccaagcgggactgcatgtgttcgcctccgaggagacaacacactgcctgctgtggtttgccctcactcctcctgcacaattagggctggaggccatggtgcacatgtggctgatgtcacatctgtacgctttttccccgatcactctgctcccacaagttctagcgaaagcttgccaagacagtctacgtctgctgctagtagcaccttattggccagctcgaatatggtactcaaagataatatccctgctagatggcactgcTTGGGATATTCCCATCTGCAAGTATCTACTGTtgcaagccagagggctgatttatcaccctcggccggaactatggaaactgtgggtctggcccctgaggggcaccagctcatagattctggtctcacaactgaggttgtagagaccctGGTGAACCCTAGAGCATCATgcacgaggaaattgtatgcgctcaagtggcgactttttgtcttgtggtgtgaggaacgccaGCTAGACCCAGTTAACTGCGCaacagctacagtcctggagttcatACAAGGActtttctcagcggggtgggctccttctacaatcagggtttaagtggccaccatttcgtccagccacgcccctgttgatagaccttctgtggggcaacatctactaacttcgaggtttatgcatggtgttaGGTgtctgaggcccatctgcaggccatgcataccttcctggggcCTTTCTGTGGtgctggaaggtctgtcaggggccccattagAGCctttagagtcagcctctgagaagcttctgactctaaaggtaactcttctgctggccctgacatctctcaagcgagtaggagatctacaagctctctctgttgccccttcctgccttgactttaaccctggattagccaaggccttcctgtatcctaggccagattacattcctaaggtgcctacagctgctgcccagcctgtagtgttgcaggctttctgccctcctctgttcctcacactggaacaagagagaatgcacctgctgtgtccagtaagggctctctgtacttaggtccaccgctccggccagtggtgtaagtcggagcagctccTGGTCTTcttggtggcgacagtagaggtgatgctgggtCAAAGCAGTGAATCTCttattggatagtggaagcaatctctatcacttatgatgcttccactaggggggtcgccccctcgaaggctttgtccaacggggtatccttacaggatatGTGTGcagctgcagggtggtctacgccacacacattcattcaatattacagcctggatattcattccgcagtgtcttgcagtgacccttgccCACCAGTGAACCTCAGGCTTAGGTCTTTTTGAACAGTCTGTACcgtcggtatgacggagtgggtattctcgttcccatagtgttatgctaaacgcaatgtggagttccctttgaaagggaacgtctgggttacgtaTGTatccctgttccctgagaagggaaggagacgttgcgtagctttgtcataccaggatAGGCCTGTGAATTGaatctttgcttcagataataaggctgacggtgcggttcacaggtgcgatatatatatcacgcaacACGTTTACTTgctacgtcacctgatcatggcaggcctataaataggcatgattttacacaagcttcagatgctggtcacgCACAagggtgctcccatagtgttatgctaaacgcaacgtctcgttcccttctcagggaacagggttacatgtgtaacccagacgttatTGGGCAATAACCGTgatttttgcttctctcattCACAATGTTCTTGACTATTATTCTGTCAAGACTTTTTGTTGAATTGAACAATTTTTGAGAAAGTGACCGTACACCCAGTGTTGCTGAAATGTGACACCAACTCACAGACTTAACAAGGCTTGACCGACAAAAACTTTGCTGtgaaaaaattcacaaatcAAATTGGTAAAGATGATAGTTGTTTCAGTCTTCTACGTGTCTAACTTTTTGAGTTATACacgtaataaaataaataaataaaaaatccggATCACCTGAAATCACAAATCATGAAGAATAACATAAAATTATACCATCTAACGAAAATCGTTATCTTTCATACAAATGGTCATCGGGAAAAGCCAGGGGATTGTGTTTGTCCCTAAATATTCTTTCCCTTCAAAGTGCCTTTTCATTATTTGCGCTATGCGCTCCACAGGATTGTTGTCAAATGGTGAAGCCATCACTACAAACACtaaatcagtggtcaccaaccctgttcctagAGATCTTCCTGGATGTTTCATCTCCATTCGCAATCATTAAAGGAAATGGAAAATATGCACCAAGACTGAAGTTTAGCAAGAATcagatgtgtacatatattaaacaaccccccccccccccccccccccaaaaaaaaaaaaaaaaaaaaaaaaaaaaaaaggtgacacAGCATACCCATCAACAAATGTTGgggatttgtttattattataaaacagcCCAGTCTAAAGTACAAGCATTAACCATAACAACTTGTTGAATTacactgaatattttctttctttcttttttaaagtgtaGTTACCATAGATATTTTTGCAGATCATGAACAGAAATTTTTACTGCTCATCTGCAAACACAAATATAATTTCAGATTGTATCTCATAGGAATTTGCAGAAACACAAATTTGACTTTATTGAAAGAATTCATTTAATCACTTGATGGTACTAACACATTGAACTAGTTCTACAGACAAACAATGGTTTGTTGCTGATTCTTCTTGTCAATACTTGTCAACACCAACACTTTTGGATTCCAGTTGCACTGCTACTGTTTTTCCTTAATTGCAATGTCTTGAGACCTTTCACCATGTCAGTTACTGACTACACCAAGAATTACACCGAAGAAGTCTATATGTGAATGCAGAAAATTAATCATTAGTGATATATTGAACCCCATGGTTTTGTAGGTTTGAAACATTTTGTCAACCAGCTGATCAGTAGCCCACAAAATCATCACCTTTGATGCtgatttttgttaatttttttggtCTTGTCCCTAGATAGCACACGAATGAAACACACGGTACACTTGGTACAATTTCTCCTGATACTAAGATGAAACCCATGTCAACATAAAATTGCATTGGATAACAATTGCTTTTTACTCTAGGGATGTTCTAATTTTAAACTAAAATTAAGAATGTTATGTTGATAATTTTAAAATTTGTATTTGCAGTCCAAGATTTTCATTGGCCTGTCAGGTACAAAATAACTTCACTGTGAATATATCAGGAATGCATTTTGTATATTGGCTGTTGACTTCTCCATTGTTTGGTGAATTGTGGTGTGGCAAAATCTAGTCATACATGGTCTGTTCTTATGTATTGACATCAAATATCTTGATAAACATAACATTTGTTAGGATTTTCTGTAATATTACTACTTTTAGAGTCTGCCTTGGATATGTAGGTATAAATCATTAATTTTCTGTCCAAAATAGAAAATTGATATATTGTTGTACAATCTGTTCTCTTGATGCGAAAACCTCAGTAAATGAAGTTCAGTCCAGCCAGAAGTGTGCAGATCTCTCTGCTGAAGTGCAGACAATGCCTAATTACCCCCTAAACCAAGGTAAAACACAATCACTTCCTAACATTCACAATTACCCTAAATGCTCTTCACTTTTAGTCATTTCTTTATAATGTTATATGATGCTCCCTTATCCTATTTTATTATTggtgtgaattctttatgtttatttttgtaacttGTGAGCTGCATATTTAAACCTGCTGTTTCTCTGTAGGGTATCGGTGCACTGTGTGTGAGAAGGGCTGGTTGAAGTTTGAGAACTCCTGCTACTTCATAGCTAGGACTCGTCTAACCTGGCAGCAGAGCAGGGAGGACTGTCAGAAACGAGGCGGAGACCTGGCTGTCATTGACAA
This genomic window from Ictalurus punctatus breed USDA103 chromosome 1, Coco_2.0, whole genome shotgun sequence contains:
- the LOC108266663 gene encoding killer cell lectin-like receptor subfamily B member 1C isoform X3; translation: MDGEKMAEVEMKEIIPAEVPDNKDAEKGNMEGTKADKKAEEKEKKEEETNVYCKLNNPTEDIYNASTSTSTPKCNEEADKKEKEKKEEETNVYCKLNNPTEDIYNASMSTFTPKCNEEAEKKTEKKEKKEDNVYCKLKTPTEDIYNASMGTSTPKHSEAKKVKEKEEDEGGEETSVYCKLKDPSENVYMAAMSSSTPKHNDDVCRKVHLYKRICAGFIILSSLLLAVILALAVKLNEVQSSQKCADLSAEVQTMPNYPLNQGYRCTVCEKGWLKFENSCYFIARTRLTWQQSREDCQKRGGDLAVIDNEGLQKRLTEIRSVLYWIGLHYSEKQWMWINNTAPTQSYWARGQPQLNSRGSCALLKAERSQMNNWISNRCGVLSQYICQRE
- the LOC108266663 gene encoding killer cell lectin-like receptor subfamily B member 1C isoform X1 — protein: MDGEKMAEVEMKEIIPAEVPDNKDAEKGNMEGTKEADKKAEEKEKKEEETNVYCKLNNPTEDIYNASTSTSTPKCNEEADKKEKEKKEEETNVYCKLNNPTEDIYNASMSTFTPKCNEEAEKKTEKKEKKEDNVYCKLKTPTEDIYNASMGTSTPKHSEAKKVKEKEEDEGGEETSVYCKLKDPSENVYMAAMSSSTPKHNDDVCRKVHLYKRICAGFIILSSLLLAVILALAVKLNEVQSSQKCADLSAEVQTMPNYPLNQGYRCTVCEKGWLKFENSCYFIARTRLTWQQSREDCQKRGGDLAVIDNEGLQKRLTEIRSVLYWIGLHYSEKQWMWINNTAPTQSYWARGQPQLNSRGSCALLKAERSQMNNWISNRCGVLSQYICQRE
- the LOC108266663 gene encoding killer cell lectin-like receptor subfamily B member 1C isoform X2 gives rise to the protein MDGEKMAEVEMKEIIPAEVPDNKDAEKGNMEGTKEADKKAEEKEKKEEETNVYCKLNNPTEDIYNASTSTSTPKCNEADKKEKEKKEEETNVYCKLNNPTEDIYNASMSTFTPKCNEEAEKKTEKKEKKEDNVYCKLKTPTEDIYNASMGTSTPKHSEAKKVKEKEEDEGGEETSVYCKLKDPSENVYMAAMSSSTPKHNDDVCRKVHLYKRICAGFIILSSLLLAVILALAVKLNEVQSSQKCADLSAEVQTMPNYPLNQGYRCTVCEKGWLKFENSCYFIARTRLTWQQSREDCQKRGGDLAVIDNEGLQKRLTEIRSVLYWIGLHYSEKQWMWINNTAPTQSYWARGQPQLNSRGSCALLKAERSQMNNWISNRCGVLSQYICQRE